From Gallus gallus isolate bGalGal1 chromosome 14, bGalGal1.mat.broiler.GRCg7b, whole genome shotgun sequence, one genomic window encodes:
- the LOC101747873 gene encoding urotensin-2 receptor codes for MEPGACTPELCYPKNGSTQLNATSDTASDLLATSFLGCILGTMCVVGAAGNIYTLVVTTVSMRRSGSMYVYIINLALADLLYLSTIPFVVCTYFVRDWYFGDLGCRILFSLDLLTMHASIFILTIMSTERYLAVARPLATLRGSRDRRRALTFLAWLVAFLLALPSMILIDLRTSHRHGVTKRICHPTWRMGPYKVYLTVLFNTCILAPGVTICCVYTKLARTYWKSQMALVAHAKHASHCPKQKVLYMIFSIVLAYWACFVPFWLWQLFSLYWHERGERGSSTVVPINFLVTCLAYSNSCVNPFLYTLLSKNYSEYLRRHHRAAQRGSSAQPPAPVPPLGGSGEDDCGL; via the coding sequence ATGGAGCCGGGCGCGTGCACCCCGGAGCTGTGCTATCCAAAGAATGGCAGCACCCAACTCAACGCCACGTCCGATACTGCCAGCGACCTCCTGGCCACCTccttcctgggctgcatcctGGGCACCATGTGCGTGGTGGGCGCGGCGGGGAACATCTACACACTGGTGGTCACCACTGTCTCCATGAGGCGCAGCGGCTCCATGTATGTTTACATCATCAACTTGGCCCTGGCTGACCTCCTCTACCTGTCCACCATCCCCTTTGTGGTGTGCACCTACTTTGTGCGGGACTGGTACTTCGGAGACCTGGGCTGCAGGATCCTCTTCAGCCTCGACCTCCTCACCATGCACGCCAGCATCTTCATCCTGACCATCATGAGCACTGAACGCTATCTGGCTGTCGCCCGCCCTCTGGCCACGCTGCGTGGCTCAAGGGACCGTCGGCGGGCGCTCACCTTCCTGGCGTGGCTGGTGGCCTTCCTCCTTGCCCTGCCCAGCATGATCCTCATCGACCTGCGCACCAGCCACCGCCACGGGGTGACCAAGCGTATTTGTCACCCCACGTGGCGGATGGGGCCCTATAAGGTGTACCTCACCGTCCTCTTCAACACCTGCATCCTCGCCCCGGGCGTCACCATCTGCTGCGTGTACACCAAGCTGGCCAGGACCTACTGGAAGTCCCAGATGGCTCTTGTTGCCCACGCCAAGCACGCCAGCCACTGTCCCAAGCAGAAGGTGCTGTACATGATCTTCAGCATCGTGCTCGCCTACTGGGCTTGCTTTGTGCCCTTCTGGCTGTGGCAGCTTTTCAGCCTCTACTGGCACGAGCGTGGGGAGCGGGGCAGCTCCACCGTCGTCCCCATCAACTTCCTGGTGACCTGCTTGGCCTACAGCAACAGCTGCGTCAACCCCTTCCTCTACACGCTGCTCTCCAAGAACTACAGTGAGTACCTGCGGAGACACCACCGGGCTGCCCAGCGGGGCTCCTCCGCACAGCCGCCAGCCCCTGTCCCACCCCTGGGGGGCTCCGGAGAGGATGACTGTGGTCTGTGA